A stretch of Arthrobacter sunyaminii DNA encodes these proteins:
- a CDS encoding GntR family transcriptional regulator, with protein sequence MTHELQPASPRPLRTRGRLSGHMYETIKTRLLQGAVPAGGRLSVEALRHEFGVSKQPVMEALRLLAGDGLVEIFPQIGCVVSTYSAQEASDFFLMFAGLEGAVAAVAASRCTPAALTELDSVSVRIRELSRNPDPRVQSQGYLTLNREFHESIHRMSGSRIISDTSRRMWDLSDFLINTGAETPLAFASVETRQDDHDGIRQALAARDPEAAKSEMERHILETVDLLHPRSLQAAGKEVTNLE encoded by the coding sequence ATGACTCATGAGCTCCAACCGGCATCGCCCAGGCCCTTGCGCACCAGAGGCCGGCTGTCCGGGCACATGTACGAGACCATCAAAACAAGGCTTTTGCAGGGAGCCGTGCCTGCGGGCGGACGGTTGTCCGTGGAAGCACTGCGCCACGAGTTCGGGGTCAGCAAGCAACCGGTAATGGAGGCGCTTCGCCTGCTGGCAGGCGACGGCCTGGTGGAGATTTTTCCCCAGATAGGATGCGTGGTCTCCACCTATTCGGCTCAGGAAGCCAGCGATTTCTTCCTGATGTTTGCAGGGCTGGAGGGGGCCGTTGCTGCCGTTGCAGCCAGTCGCTGCACGCCCGCAGCATTGACGGAGCTCGATTCTGTGTCCGTCCGGATCCGGGAACTGAGCCGGAATCCTGACCCGCGGGTTCAATCACAGGGCTATCTGACGCTCAACCGGGAGTTTCACGAGAGCATCCACCGGATGTCCGGTTCGCGGATTATTTCCGATACGAGCCGCCGGATGTGGGATCTCAGCGACTTCCTGATCAACACGGGCGCAGAAACCCCACTGGCCTTCGCTTCCGTTGAGACGCGTCAGGACGATCATGACGGAATCCGGCAGGCTCTGGCGGCGCGGGATCCTGAAGCTGCGAAGTCAGAAATGGAACGCCACATTCTGGAAACCGTGGATCTCCTTCATCCGCGCTCACTCCAGGCTGCCGGCAAAGAAGTCACAAACCTCGAGTGA